A part of Aegilops tauschii subsp. strangulata cultivar AL8/78 chromosome 2, Aet v6.0, whole genome shotgun sequence genomic DNA contains:
- the LOC109760494 gene encoding probable long-chain-alcohol O-fatty-acyltransferase 4 has product MAGGDLRSLAAVSAAVTAAMCYVRFAAGRLRPGLPRLAAFLPVLAALLFLPFAFRAIHPRAISGFFLAWLAEFKLLRLAAGQGPLHPSLPLPAFVAVASGPVRLRGDGPDKAQGTSSGLDLASSAVMAALLAVIVSLYRYQEVMNQYVLLTLYAFHVYLALELVLASAAAAARALLGMDLEPQFDRPYLSASLRDFWGRRWNLSVPAVLRPCVYRPVRARLGQPAGVLATFLVSGLVHELMFYYITLRPPTGEATAFFALHGACAVAEAWWARHEAWWRPPRLVATPLTLAFVLVTAFWLFFPPITRPGADKLVIAECEAAVAFVRDAGAWAAGSVRSVWTGRS; this is encoded by the coding sequence ATGGCCGGCGGCGACCTGCGCAGCCTGGCGGCGGTCTCGGCCGCGGTGACCGCGGCCATGTGCTACGTCCGTTTCGCCGCCGGGCGCCTCCGCCCGGGCCTGCCCCGCCTCGCCGCGTTCCTCCCGGTGCTCGCCGCCCTCCTGTTCCTCCCCTTCGCCTTCCGCGCCATCCACCCGCGCGCCATCTCCGGGTTCTTCCTCGCCTGGCTCGCCGAGTTCAAGCTCCTCCGCCTCGCCGCCGGGCAGGGCCCCCTCCACCCGTCCCTCCCGTTGCCCGCCTTCGTCGCCGTCGCCTCCGGCCCCGTCAGGCTCCGCGGCGACGGGCCCGACAAGGCTCAAGGCACGTCGTCGGGCCTGGACCTCGCCTCCTCCGCCGTCATGGCCGCGCTGCTCGCCGTCATCGTGTCGCTGTACCGGTACCAGGAGGTGATGAACCAGTACGTCCTGCTCACACTCTACGCGTTCCACGTGTACTTGGCCCTGGAGCTGGTCCTGGCgtcggcggccgcggcggcgcgcgCGCTGCTGGGCATGGATCTGGAGCCGCAGTTCGACCGGCCGTACCTGTCGGCGTCGCTGCGGGACTTCTGGGGCCGGCGCTGGAACCTGTCGGTGCCCGCCGTGCTCCGGCCGTGCGTGTACCGCCCCGTGCGCGCGCGCCTGGGCCAGCCCGCGGGGGTGCTCGCGACGTTCCTGGTGTCCGGGCTGGTGCACGAGCTCATGTTCTACTACATCACGCTGCGGCCGCCCACCGGGGAGGCGACGGCATTCTTCGCGCTGCACGGCGCGTGCGCGGTGGCGGAGGCGTGGTGGGCGAGGCACGAGGCGTGGTGGCGCCCGCCGCGGCTGGTGGCCACCCCGCTGACGCTGGCGTTCGTGCTCGTGACGGCCTTCTGGCTCTTCTTCCCGCCGATCACGAGGCCCGGGGCAGACAAGCTGGTGATCGCCGAGTGCGAGGCGGCCGTCGCGTTCGTGCGGGACGCCGGGGCCTGGGCGGCCGGCTCCGTCCGGTCGGTCTGGACTGGGCGCTCGTAG